A genome region from Schlesneria paludicola DSM 18645 includes the following:
- a CDS encoding HlyD family secretion protein: MFKVCRNFFLPMLALGMFLFSLYHIMFAAEKLPKETPIVEPPRHSFTAGISGTGLVEARTENIALGTAVAGVVLEVCVTNDQLGQRVSAGTPLFRVDDRHLRAQLRTQQANLQLAEAQFQRLQQMPRPEDIPPSEAKVKVAEANRTRLKDQLDRGEQLFGKKIMADEEFTARRFTFLAADQQWQQAVAEDALLKAGAWQQDKNVSHASIETARASVANLETEIERCLVRAPVDGQILKIDVRPGEFVNASAAKALILLGDLDRLRVRVDLDERDISRFKSASRASATPRGATGNRLNLRFIRVEPYVIPKKAFTGENTERIDTRVLQVLYEIDDDISGVFVGQQLDVSIEYETK, from the coding sequence ATGTTCAAAGTTTGTCGAAACTTCTTCCTTCCGATGCTGGCGCTGGGAATGTTCTTGTTCTCGCTTTACCACATCATGTTCGCCGCCGAAAAACTGCCCAAAGAAACGCCGATCGTCGAACCGCCACGACACTCGTTTACAGCGGGCATCTCGGGTACGGGGCTCGTGGAAGCACGCACGGAGAATATCGCATTGGGGACGGCTGTTGCCGGCGTGGTTCTGGAAGTGTGTGTGACCAACGATCAACTCGGGCAGCGTGTTTCAGCGGGAACTCCGCTGTTCCGAGTCGACGACCGCCATTTGCGAGCACAACTGCGAACGCAACAGGCCAATTTGCAACTGGCCGAAGCGCAGTTTCAACGGCTGCAGCAAATGCCTCGTCCAGAGGATATCCCGCCTAGCGAAGCGAAGGTCAAGGTGGCGGAAGCGAACCGGACGCGTTTAAAGGATCAACTCGATCGTGGCGAGCAACTGTTCGGCAAAAAGATCATGGCTGATGAAGAGTTCACGGCGCGCCGATTCACGTTCCTGGCGGCGGACCAGCAGTGGCAACAGGCTGTTGCAGAGGATGCCCTGCTGAAAGCCGGGGCATGGCAACAGGACAAAAATGTGTCGCACGCCTCCATTGAAACGGCGCGCGCGAGTGTCGCGAATCTCGAAACCGAAATCGAACGTTGCCTTGTCCGTGCTCCCGTCGACGGACAAATTCTGAAGATTGATGTCCGACCGGGTGAGTTTGTGAATGCCTCGGCAGCCAAGGCGTTAATTTTGCTCGGAGACCTTGACCGCCTTCGCGTTCGTGTTGATTTGGATGAGCGAGATATTTCGCGCTTCAAATCGGCGAGCCGTGCCAGTGCCACGCCCCGTGGCGCTACCGGAAATCGATTAAATTTGAGGTTTATTCGCGTCGAGCCCTATGTGATCCCCAAGAAGGCGTTTACGGGAGAGAACACCGAACGAATCGATACGCGAGTTCTGCAGGTGCTCTACGAGATCGACGACGACATTTCGGGCGTCTTCGTTGGTCAGCAGCTTGACGTCTCGATCGAGTACGAGACCAAATAG